In Deltaproteobacteria bacterium, one genomic interval encodes:
- a CDS encoding alpha/beta hydrolase, which translates to MCEPRVLETRIGKTNLQYLLYEGSGPTMVMLHATGFNPWLWHPIAREFSGRFRVIAPFFCDHRNADPYRGGLGWNILAGDFVSFCRNLRIHKPYLVGHSMGGCICVLAHGLVPHLAERMILIEPILLPESWYEKPLALEEHSLARQAIRRKNYWQSSEEAKEYFLSKPLFRNWDCEMFDLYLRYGLTVDSKGGLHLVCPPRSEAAIFVGCASEDPWTLLPKILCPVLLLEGENSKSGPSLNLPKVAGLFPKGEYRLVPGVGHLIPMEKPTFVSMLIEHFFV; encoded by the coding sequence ATGTGCGAACCCCGCGTTCTGGAAACAAGGATCGGAAAAACGAACTTACAGTACCTGCTTTATGAAGGAAGCGGCCCCACAATGGTCATGCTGCATGCCACCGGTTTTAATCCGTGGCTGTGGCACCCGATTGCCCGGGAATTTTCAGGGCGCTTCCGAGTCATCGCTCCTTTCTTTTGTGATCACCGCAACGCCGATCCTTATCGAGGCGGCCTGGGTTGGAACATTTTAGCAGGGGATTTTGTTAGTTTCTGTCGGAATCTGCGCATTCACAAACCGTACCTCGTTGGTCACTCCATGGGAGGCTGCATTTGTGTGCTCGCACACGGTCTTGTCCCCCATTTGGCGGAAAGGATGATCCTCATCGAGCCAATCCTGCTGCCGGAAAGTTGGTATGAAAAACCGTTGGCCCTGGAAGAGCATTCCCTGGCGCGTCAGGCAATCCGAAGAAAAAATTATTGGCAATCATCGGAAGAAGCAAAGGAGTACTTTCTGTCCAAGCCCCTTTTTAGAAACTGGGATTGTGAGATGTTCGATTTATATCTGCGGTATGGTTTGACTGTTGATTCGAAAGGCGGTCTTCACCTGGTTTGTCCGCCCCGCAGCGAAGCGGCGATTTTTGTGGGCTGTGCGTCGGAGGATCCTTGGACGCTGCTCCCGAAGATCCTCTGTCCCGTCCTGCTCCTTGAAGGTGAAAACAGCAAAAGCGGGCCGTCGCTTAACCTGCCCAAAGTGGCGGGCCTGTTCCCGAAGGGCGAGTATCGGCTTGTTCCCGGAGTGGGCCATCTGATACCCATGGAAAAACCAACATTCGTGAGCATGCTTATTGAGCATTTTTTTGTTTGA